In Kryptolebias marmoratus isolate JLee-2015 linkage group LG11, ASM164957v2, whole genome shotgun sequence, the following proteins share a genomic window:
- the LOC119617451 gene encoding uncharacterized protein LOC119617451: MRGVGRGRTRGTKKSPLSEMEEGQSGGPAEPDSLPEGAMAGEDIFEPVVRPKQTTVGAVSKEHSESDIFDEIREFMRRSKRTEAILFDQIKQLRSNMPKLRSDVYAEHELSIETGISTEAAFSKRETRTLSQLSATEEVQGASDYQAEPHSPSQPQRHIAQGAPAQRVEPTRGGDPRIPNFKEGEDPESFFIRFERIAKTWGWQPAEWAARVVTLLTGKALEAYAGMDEDQSDSYDSIKAAVLSKFNVTEETYRFRFRSISVPVGESVRETYGRIKGLYKRWMRPDSRSKEEIGETIILEQYLRVLQSDVRTWVKENNPKTGEEAADLAERYLAAHREPFKSRETERPRSMEVKPPGATNVDNLDKRGGKRYTQSGLKYDLICYYCQQPGHKASLCPLRKSKSVELCVVPSKEHNYELSDDMIPHKHVVDVVINGKAVKALADTGSSQTLVKSSLLSNVLPNFNKPVNITCVHGCQKEYPTADVTIDVEGQAFMLTVGVLNQLAYDVILGEDLPILDSLVQENSVAYSCAVTTRSMKKGLEPLPDVDDDLYEVGSKIRKSKRQRRQEKNRNKSRSKHPEPALPLTPCIDFQWKIPNNFKERQENDPSLKPLFNKAHKDGGKESAAEFKSLAGEPFIIRDNLLYLADIDEPRLVVPKEYRSVILHLGHTIPWSGHLGQAKTYNRVAQRFYWPGLYKDVVEYCKTCHDCQLVAPTKVSDRAQLQTLPIMSVPYERIAMDIIGPLPKSSNGYKYAFVICDYATRYPDIYPLRSLQVKHIVRCLVDLFSRVGIPKEILTDQGTNFMSQVMKTLYDQLGVKGIRTTPYHPETDGLVERFNGTLKQMLRKFIDDAGKNWDKWLPFLLFAYREVPQASTGFSPFELLYGRQVRGPLDMLKENWVAGVASGSSEAASPTNIISYILQMRDNLEKYREQVKDHMEKAQHKQKVWYDRHARERELKTGQKVLVLLPSGPSKLLAKWQGPYTVVRRAGPVTYEIICPEKQKSKQLLHVNLLKEYHERNVPEMDVKQILMVQDVQPEDSAVLKDGEAEMSPCRELTKSEKAPKHLTPDQWQQLGEIKQSFPSLFADVPGRTEIITHKITLKDTTPVRLKPYRIPERMMDPLKKEVQMMLEMGVIEPSRSEWSNPIVLVPKKDSNQLRFCSDLRKLNSISCFDSYPMPRIDELLERLGKAKYITTLDLCKGYWQVPLDPSCKEYTAFQIPGMGLFHYTVLPFGLHGAPATFQRLMDIILSDCSKFAAAYLDDVVIYSETWENHLQHLKVVMARIQNAGLTLNVNKCAWAQEEVKYLGYLVGHGQIKPQLEKVKAIQTIPRPQTKKQVRSFLGLVGWYRRFIPHFSTLAAPLTELTKRSTSKIMWKEDCEHAFQSLKKLICQAPVLQSPNFSKPFIVQVDASNVGLGAVLAQGEAGEEKPVLFLSKKLFDREKKYSTVEKEGLAIKWALDSLKYYLLGREFTLQTDHRPLKWMHSKQHQNARILRWCLALQPYQFTIQHCPGKKNLIADYLSRLPEFCKPEGEEVSKC, encoded by the coding sequence ATGAGAGGAGTAGGACGTGGAAGAACTCGTGGGACAAAGAAAAGCCCCCTTTCTGAGATGGAAGAAGGACAAAGCGGAGGACCAGCAGAGCCGGATTCACTACCTGAAGGAGCCATGGCTGGTGAAGACATTTTTGAACCGGTTGTGCGACCTAAGCAGACCACAGTTGGTGCTGTGAGTAAAGAACATTCTGAATCTGACATCTTTGATGAAATAAGAGAATTTATGCGACGTTCTAAACGAACAGAAGCAATACTGTTTGACCAGATTAAACAGTTGCGCAGTAACATGCCAAAACTGCGAAGTGATGTTTATGCTGAACATGAGCTGTCTATCGAGACTGGCATTTCTACAGAAGCAGCTTTCTCAAAGCGAGAGACTAGGACACTGTCTCAGCTGTCTGCAACAGAGGAAGTCCAAGGAGCCTCTGATTACCAAGCTGAACCTCATTCTCCATCTCAGCCCCAGCGGCATATAGCACAAGGAGCTCCTGCACAAAGAGTGGAACCAACCCGTGGAGGTGATCCGAGAATACCTAACTTTAAGGAGGGTGAGGATCCTGAAAGTTTTTTCATACGTTTTGAACGCATTGCTAAAACATGGGGATGGCAACCAGCTGAATGGGCTGCTAGAGTGGTCACATTATTGACTGGAAAAGCCCTTGAGGCATATGCTGGAATGGATGAGGACCAGTCTGACTCTTATGACTCTATTAAAGCTGCTGTGTTGTCTAAGTTTAATGTAACAGAAGAGACCTACAGATTTCGGTTTCGAAGCATCAGTGTTCCAGTGGGAGAGAGTGTACGTGAAACCTACGGTCGGATAAAGGGACTCTACAAGCGATGGATGCGGCCTGACAGTCGGAGTAAAGAAGAGATTGGGGAAACAATCATTTTGGAGCAGTATCTACGTGTGCTCCAATCAGACGTCCGCACATGGGTGAAGGAGAACAATCCAAAGACTGGAGAAGAAGCGGCAGACCTGGCTGAACGTTACCTGGCTGCTCACAGAGAACCTTTTAAGTCAAGAGAGACTGAGAGACCAAGGTCTATGGAGGTAAAACCTCCAGGTGCAACTAATGTTGACAATTTGGACAAGAGGGGTGGTAAGAGGTATACACAGTCTGGACTAAAGTATGATCTCATTTGTTACTATTGTCAGCAGCCTGGTCACAAAGCTTCTTTATGTCCATTAAGAAAAAGTAAGTCAGTAGAGTTATGTGTGGTACCTTCCAAAGAACATAATTATGAACTTTCTGATGACATGATTCCACATAAACATGTAGTTGATGTGGTGATAAATGGCAAAGCTGTAAAAGCTCTTGCAGACACGGGTAGCTCACAAACTCTGGTGAAATCATCTTTGTTGAGTAATGTACTGCCTAACTTTAACAAACCGGTAAACATTACTTGTGTTCATGGATGTCAGAAAGAGTATCCAACTGCTGATGTCACTATTGATGTTGAAGGACAAGCTTTTATGTTGACTGTTGGAGTTTTGAATCAGTTAGCATATGATGTTATCCTAGGAGAAGATTTACCAATCCTAGACAGTTTGGTTCAAGAAAACTCTGTGGCTTATTCCTGTGCTGTCACCACACGTTCCATGAAAAAGGGTTTAGAACCTCTGCCAGATGTAGATGATGATCTGTATGAAGTAGGAAGTAAAATCAGGAAATCAAAACGACAGCGTAGACAGGAGAAAAATAGGAACAAAAGCAGGTCAAAACACCCTGAACCTGCATTGCCATTAACTCCATGTATTGATTTCCAGTGGAAAATTCCTAATAACTTTAAAGAGAGACAAGAAAACGATCCATCTTTGAAACCTCTCTTTAATAAAGCACATAAAGATGGTGGAAAAGAGAGTGCTGctgagtttaaaagtttagcaGGAGAGCCTTTCATTATAAGGGATAATCTTTTGTATCTGGCAGACATTGATGAACCCAGACTTGTTGTGCCAAAAGAATACCGTTCAGTAATTCTGCATTTGGGTCACACTATACCATGGTCAGGGCACTTAGGACAGGCAAAAACTTATAATCGTGTTGCCCAACGTTTTTATTGGCCAGGATTATATAAAGATGTAGTTGAATACTGCAAAACATGTCATGACTGTCAGTTGGTGGCCCCTACTAAAGTTTCAGACCGTGCCCAGTTGCAGACATTACCTATAATGAGTGTTCCTTACGAGAGAATCGCCATGGATATCATAGGTCCTTTACCTAAGAGCAGTAATGGCTATAAATATGCATTTGTCATCTGTGATTATGCAACCAGATATCCAGATATTTATCCATTACGTTCTTTGCAGGTCAAACACATTGTCCGGTGTTTAGTAGACCTTTTCTCCAGAGTTGGTATCCCAAAGGAGATTCTGACAGATCAGGGTACCAATTTCATGTCACAAGTGATGAAAACTCTTTATGATCAACTGGGTGTAAAAGGTATTCGTACTACTCCATACCATCCAGAAACTGATGGTTTGGTAGAACGATTTAATGGTACATTAAAGCAAATGTTGAGAAAGTTTATTGATGATGCTGGCAAAAACTGGGATAAATGGTTGcctttccttttgtttgcttacagagaAGTACCACAAGCCTCAACtggtttttctccttttgagTTGCTTTATGGGAGACAGGTTAGAGGCCCTTTGGACATGCTGAAGGAGAACTGGGTGGCTGGAGTGGCATCAGGGTCCAGTGAAGCGGCTTCACCAACAAACATCATCTCCTACATACTTCAGATGAGAGACAACCTGGAAAAGTACAGAGAACAAGTTAAAGATCATATGGAGAAGGCTCAACATAAGCAAAAGGTATGGTACGACAGACATGCCCGTGAAAGAGAGCTGAAGACTGGCCAGAAAGTCTTAGTACTCTTGCCCAGTGGGCCAAGTAAGCTGCTTGCTAAATGGCAAGGACCCTACACTGTGGTTAGAAGAGCAGGACCAGTGACTTATGAAATTATCtgtccagaaaaacaaaagtcaaagcaaCTGCTTCATGTAAATCTATTAAAGGAGTATCATGAAAGAAATGTTCCAGAAATGGATGTGAAGCAGATCCTGATGGTACAAGATGTTCAGCCAGAAGACAGTGCTGTGTTGAAAGATGGGGAAGCTGAAATGAGTCCATGCAGAGAATTGACCAAATCTGAAAAGGCTCCTAAGCATCTGACTCCTGATCAGTGGCAACAGCTGGGTGAGATTAAACAGTCTTTTCCATCCCTGTTTGCAGATGTACCTGGGCGAACTGAAATTATAACACACAAAATAACTTTGAAAGATACAACACCTGTTCGTCTTAAGCCTTACCGGATTCCAGAAAGAATGATGGATCCACTGAAAAAAGAGGTCCAGATGATGCTGGAAATGGGAGTTATAGAGCCATCAAGAAGTGAATGGTCAAATCCCATTGTGTTGGTTCCTAAAAAAGACTCAAATCAACTAcgtttttgttctgatttaagAAAGTTAAACagcatttcctgttttgattCTTATCCCATGCCACGCATTGACGAGCTACTGGAAAGACTGGGGAAAGCCAAATACATTACAACCTTAGATCTATGTAAGGGTTACTGGCAAGTGCCTTTAGATCCATCCTGTAAGGAATACACAGCCTTTCAGATTCCAGGAATGGGTTTATTTCATTACACGGTTCTACCATTTGGTCTTCATGGAGCACCAGCTACCTTTCAAAGGTTGATGGACATTATTCTTAGTGACTGTTCAAAGTTTGCTGCTGCCTACCTGGATGATGTTGTGATCTACAGTGAAACTTGGGAGAATCACCTACAACATCTAAAGGTGGTAATGGCAAGGATCCAGAATGCTGGTCTCACTCTGAATGTGAATAAGTGTGCATGGGCACAAGAAGAAGTAAAATATCTGGGCTACCTTGTTGGCCATGGACAGATAAAGCCACAActtgaaaaagtaaaagctaTTCAAACAATTCCCAGACCTCAAACAAAGAAGCAAGTGAGATCATTTTTGGGCTTAGTTGGGTGGTATAGAAGATTTATACCCCATTTCTCAACTTTGGCAGCCCCTCTGACTGAGTTGACAAAAAGGTCTACTTCTAAAATTATGTGGAAGGAGGACTGTGAACATGCATTTCaatctttaaagaaactgatttgTCAAGCTCCTGTTTTACAGAGTCCTAACTTTTCCAAGCCGTTTATTGTTCAAGTGGACGCTTCAAATGTTGGTCTTGGAGCAGTGCTAGCTCAGGGAGAAGCTGGTGAAGAGAAACCTGTCCTTTTCTTaagtaaaaagctttttgaCCGGGAGAAAAAGTACTCCACAGTAGAAAAGGAAGGACTTGCAATAAAGTGGGCTTTGGACTCTTTAAAATATTATCTCCTAGGAAGGGAGTTTACTCTGCAAACTGATCACAGACCTCTGAAGTGGATGCATTCCAAGCAGCATCAGAATGCCCGTATATTACGTTGGTGTCTTGCCCTTCAGCCATACCAGTTCACCATACAGCATTGTCCAGGTAAGAAAAATCTTATTGCTGACTACCTTTCTCGTTTACCTGAGTTTTGTAAACCAGAGGGGGAGGAAGTGAGTAAATGTTAA